A genome region from bacterium HR11 includes the following:
- the rhmA gene encoding 2-keto-3-deoxy-L-rhamnonate aldolase, with translation MHPIHLNQTIRRLRAGQAAVGVWATDRSPDGAAFYASADLDFVLYDMEHGPFDIESLRVWLQFFIDRRRDRAGDPPVTPIARIPAYGYERNYWIIKQVLDLGFLGIVVPHVHSAEDAAAAVRAVRYPPASDSPYPEPRGYRGARPAMAARYWGLTQEEYVARADLWPLNPDGELLLVVMVETREGLDQLEAIVRVPGVGVVMIGPYDLSFALGVPGQTKHPAVQEAIAHVLAVCQARGVVCGIAADPEDVPQRLAQGFRWVVTREVRRLPRRS, from the coding sequence ATGCACCCCATTCACTTGAACCAGACTATCCGGCGACTCCGGGCCGGCCAGGCGGCCGTCGGCGTCTGGGCGACGGACCGAAGCCCGGACGGGGCGGCCTTCTATGCCTCGGCCGACCTCGACTTCGTCCTCTACGACATGGAGCACGGCCCCTTTGACATCGAATCGCTCCGGGTCTGGCTCCAGTTCTTCATCGACCGGCGTCGGGACCGGGCCGGCGACCCGCCGGTCACGCCCATCGCCCGGATTCCGGCCTACGGCTATGAACGGAATTACTGGATCATCAAACAAGTCCTCGACCTGGGTTTTTTGGGGATCGTCGTCCCCCACGTCCATTCGGCCGAGGACGCGGCGGCCGCCGTCCGGGCCGTCCGGTACCCTCCGGCGTCGGACAGTCCCTATCCCGAGCCCCGGGGCTACCGGGGTGCCCGCCCGGCGATGGCCGCTCGCTATTGGGGCCTGACCCAGGAGGAGTACGTCGCCCGGGCCGACCTGTGGCCCTTGAATCCTGACGGCGAGCTCCTGCTGGTCGTCATGGTCGAGACGCGGGAAGGCCTCGACCAACTGGAGGCCATCGTCCGGGTCCCCGGCGTCGGCGTCGTCATGATCGGGCCGTATGACCTGTCCTTCGCCCTCGGCGTCCCGGGCCAGACGAAGCATCCGGCCGTCCAGGAGGCCATCGCCCACGTCCTGGCCGTCTGTCAGGCGCGCGGCGTCGTCTGCGGGATCGCCGCCGACCCCGAGGACGTCCCCCAGCGGCTCGCCCAGGGCTTTCGTTGGGTCGTCACCCGGGAAGTCCGCCGCCTGCCCCGCAGGAGTTAA
- the mglA_3 gene encoding Mutual gliding-motility protein MglA yields the protein MAFVNFSTREILVKIVYYGPGLGGKTTSLQYIYNSLPGTHRGKMISLATDEDRTIYFDFLPVYLGKLQGFTVRLQLYTVPGQVRYNQTRRLVLKGVDGVVFVADLQRHRKFSNIESYQNLEENLAYYGLQLAQLPHVIQYNKIDLPNIMPVEELNETLNKYQAPYFRTCATTGEGILDALTTISKMVFEDLRKRGLRDVSKPPASEATERPGEKRPAAPVEVVDVTTAGTEALASTPSLAEIAPEEIEVTDDELAVIEPATTATFSSPAGLRPSTPPEEALEAEDFSALEESEAEAFPVESGAFESAESESPPPYRGEETVLMHVPPREDLEARVGEPPKRRPSEVPTTRIPSPRVDWWWAAVPEEVLPLWQDIQYAWQDQDPTAFRISFQSLYESLSHLVGASPETLLPEAVRMFWPMARHYVETQSIWTEDYTRWGWLLLWGLGWVYWLRRIAGGRSAE from the coding sequence ATGGCCTTTGTCAACTTCTCGACCCGGGAGATCCTGGTCAAGATCGTCTATTACGGGCCGGGACTGGGCGGAAAGACGACGTCGCTCCAGTATATTTACAATTCCCTGCCGGGGACCCATCGGGGCAAGATGATCTCCCTGGCGACGGACGAGGACCGGACGATCTACTTTGACTTTCTGCCCGTCTACCTCGGGAAGCTTCAGGGCTTCACGGTCCGACTCCAGCTGTATACCGTCCCGGGCCAGGTCCGGTACAATCAGACCCGCCGCCTCGTCCTGAAGGGCGTCGACGGGGTCGTCTTCGTGGCCGACCTTCAGCGGCATCGCAAGTTCTCTAACATCGAGAGCTATCAGAACCTGGAAGAAAACCTGGCTTACTACGGCCTTCAACTCGCCCAGCTTCCTCACGTCATCCAATACAACAAGATCGACCTGCCGAACATCATGCCCGTCGAGGAGCTGAACGAGACCCTCAACAAGTACCAGGCGCCGTACTTCCGGACCTGCGCCACGACGGGCGAGGGCATCCTGGATGCCCTGACGACGATCTCGAAGATGGTCTTTGAGGACCTGCGCAAGCGAGGCTTGCGGGACGTGTCGAAGCCGCCGGCCTCCGAGGCGACCGAACGGCCTGGAGAAAAGCGGCCGGCCGCCCCGGTCGAGGTCGTGGACGTCACGACGGCCGGCACCGAAGCCCTTGCCTCGACTCCCTCGCTGGCGGAGATCGCCCCCGAGGAAATCGAAGTTACCGACGACGAGCTGGCCGTCATCGAACCGGCGACGACGGCGACGTTCTCGTCCCCGGCGGGCCTACGTCCTTCGACACCCCCGGAGGAAGCCCTCGAGGCCGAGGACTTCAGCGCCCTGGAAGAATCCGAGGCCGAGGCCTTCCCGGTGGAATCGGGGGCTTTCGAGTCCGCCGAGTCCGAGTCGCCCCCGCCCTATCGGGGCGAAGAGACGGTCTTGATGCATGTCCCGCCCCGGGAAGACTTGGAAGCCCGGGTCGGGGAGCCGCCCAAGCGACGGCCGTCGGAAGTCCCGACGACTCGGATCCCGTCGCCGCGTGTGGACTGGTGGTGGGCCGCCGTCCCGGAGGAAGTCCTTCCCCTTTGGCAGGACATCCAGTACGCTTGGCAGGACCAGGACCCGACGGCTTTCCGGATCAGCTTTCAGTCTCTCTACGAGTCCCTCTCGCACCTGGTCGGGGCATCCCCCGAGACGCTCCTACCGGAAGCCGTCCGCATGTTCTGGCCGATGGCCCGCCATTACGTCGAGACCCAGTCGATCTGGACGGAGGACTACACCCGTTGGGGCTGGCTCCTCCTCTGGGGCTTGGGCTGGGTCTACTGGCTCCGTCGGATCGCCGGGGGCCGGTCCGCCGAGTGA